A portion of the Ricinus communis isolate WT05 ecotype wild-type chromosome 10, ASM1957865v1, whole genome shotgun sequence genome contains these proteins:
- the LOC8270492 gene encoding uncharacterized protein LOC8270492, producing the protein MGQSLMKLSRENRQNKEKEIGCTIGECYDKFFVDTEVWELADFYRAVCQTVDEINKKIKSTQFRTPDAEKLKEVYQIHYKDKGKHLTKEEFQKILQEVIIHTGFTGFGSKDIFLFLFGVPAAAFFIKQRVAPKAVPNDVLIPTVTSATVYLLAKLNKI; encoded by the exons ATGGGCCAGTCATTGATGAAATTGTCTCGAG AAAACAGGCAGAACAAGGAAAAGGAGATAGGGTGTACAATAGGAGAATGCTATGACAAGTTTTTTGTAGATACTGAAGTCTGGGAATTGGCTGATTTCTACAGAGCAGTTTGCCAAACTGTTGA TGAGATCAACAAGAAGATTAAAAGCACACAATTCCGAACCCCAGATGCTGAGAAACTCAAGGAAGTGTATCAA ATTCACTACAAAGATAAAGGTAAACACCTGACAAAGGAAGAGTTTCAGAAAATCCTCCAAGAAGTGATAATTCACACAGGGTTTACAGGTTTTGGATCAAaagacatttttcttttcctcttcgGAGTTCCAGCAGCTGCCTTCTTTATCAAGCAAAGGGTAGCTCCAAAAGCAGTTCCTAATGATGTCCTTATTCCTACTGTCACCTCTGCCACAGTCTACCTTCTTGCCAAGCTAAATAAGATATga